In a genomic window of Nitrospira sp. ND1:
- a CDS encoding DegT/DnrJ/EryC1/StrS aminotransferase family protein, giving the protein MTLHAQSAKLNPRWCLAQDTIDRQDIDHLIEWLRTYPRLTKGAVTLDFERQWSEWLGRPYSVHCNSGSSANLLMYYALLRSGKLRNTTVIVPSVGWVTSIAPAIQFGFTPIMCEADPDTFGLDLNHLEDLLQRHDAQTVLLVQVLGVPHRMQELQTLKDRYGFYLLEDACAAIGAEYGGKKIGTFGDMASFSFYFGHQMSTIEGGMVSTSDKQLADMLLMLRSHGWSKDLDQSSHQALLTQYQVDDFHSPFVFYEPGFNLRSTDLNAFIGIEQLHKLDWMTGRRQANHERYLQHLGSRFYTQRPPTGSKVASISFGLLADSTEQRRRIVRALVTEGVETRIFSAGNLGLHPFWMNRYGKASFPVADRIHHCGFFLPNHASMNEQDVAHIARIVLEAA; this is encoded by the coding sequence ATGACGCTTCACGCACAGAGTGCCAAGCTCAATCCTCGCTGGTGCCTCGCGCAGGATACGATCGACCGGCAGGATATCGACCATTTGATCGAGTGGCTGCGGACCTATCCTCGCCTCACCAAAGGGGCGGTGACCCTCGACTTCGAGCGGCAATGGTCGGAATGGTTAGGGCGTCCCTATTCGGTGCACTGCAACTCCGGCTCGTCGGCCAATCTTTTGATGTATTACGCATTGCTGCGCTCAGGCAAGCTGCGCAACACAACCGTGATCGTCCCGAGTGTGGGATGGGTGACGTCCATCGCCCCGGCAATTCAATTCGGCTTTACACCCATCATGTGCGAGGCCGATCCGGATACCTTCGGCCTCGACCTCAACCATCTGGAAGACCTCTTACAACGCCATGACGCGCAGACGGTGTTACTCGTCCAGGTACTCGGAGTCCCGCATCGCATGCAGGAGCTGCAGACCCTGAAGGACCGGTACGGGTTTTATCTGCTCGAAGATGCCTGTGCCGCCATCGGCGCGGAATATGGCGGTAAGAAGATCGGCACATTCGGCGACATGGCGAGCTTCTCCTTCTATTTCGGCCACCAGATGTCCACGATTGAAGGCGGCATGGTGTCGACCAGCGACAAGCAGTTGGCGGACATGCTCTTAATGCTGCGCAGCCATGGGTGGAGCAAGGACCTCGACCAGAGCAGCCATCAGGCGTTACTGACGCAATACCAGGTTGACGATTTCCACTCGCCTTTTGTGTTTTACGAGCCGGGCTTCAATCTCCGCTCGACCGATCTCAATGCCTTCATCGGCATCGAGCAACTGCACAAGCTGGACTGGATGACCGGCCGACGGCAGGCCAATCACGAACGGTACCTGCAGCACTTGGGTAGCCGGTTTTACACTCAGCGGCCGCCGACAGGGAGCAAAGTTGCCAGCATCTCCTTCGGTTTGCTCGCAGATTCGACGGAACAACGCCGTCGGATTGTCCGGGCATTGGTTACAGAAGGGGTGGAAACGAGAATTTTCTCCGCCGGCAATCTGGGGCTTCATCCTTTCTGGATGAACCGCTACGGGAAGGCCAGCTTCCCTGTGGCAGACCGCATACATCATTGCGGCTTCTTCCTGCCCAATCACGCCTCCATGAACGAACAGGATGTGGCTCACATCGCGCGCATTGTCCTGGAGGCCGCGTGA
- a CDS encoding NAD(P)-dependent oxidoreductase — protein sequence MTTASTHVLVTGGAGYLGSVLSRGLLDRGYRVTVLDNFMYRQNSLMDCCDEEGFQVVRGDCRDERLLTDLLRTVDIIVPLAALVGAPLCDRDRVGAYTVNFEAVQLLCKLSSPRQRIIFPVTNSGYGIGQPGVPCTEESPLRPISLYGETKVKAERVVLDRGNAITLRLATVFGVSPRMRMDLLVNDFVWRAVQDRAVVVFEGHCKRNYIHIRDVVRTFLHAIDHFDEMKDRPYNVGLDDANLSKLELCRVIQRLIPHFVSFEAPIGEDPDKRDYIVSNQRLLATGFKPEWSLERGIRELMKCYTIIKAGQYANV from the coding sequence ATGACGACAGCCTCAACCCATGTGCTCGTGACCGGCGGCGCCGGTTATCTCGGCTCCGTGCTCAGCAGAGGTCTATTGGATCGGGGGTACAGGGTCACCGTCCTCGACAATTTCATGTATCGCCAGAACAGTTTAATGGACTGTTGCGACGAGGAGGGGTTTCAGGTGGTGCGGGGCGACTGCCGGGACGAACGCCTGCTGACGGATCTGCTGCGAACCGTCGACATCATCGTCCCACTTGCCGCCTTAGTCGGGGCGCCGCTCTGCGACCGGGACCGCGTCGGGGCCTACACGGTGAACTTCGAAGCCGTACAACTCCTGTGCAAACTGTCTTCTCCCCGGCAGCGGATTATTTTCCCCGTCACGAACAGCGGCTACGGAATCGGTCAACCGGGAGTGCCCTGCACGGAGGAGTCACCGCTTCGCCCCATCAGCCTCTATGGCGAGACCAAAGTGAAAGCCGAGCGGGTGGTGCTGGATCGGGGAAACGCCATCACGCTGCGCCTGGCGACGGTGTTCGGCGTGTCGCCGAGAATGCGAATGGATCTGCTGGTCAACGACTTTGTCTGGCGCGCCGTGCAGGATCGCGCCGTCGTCGTATTCGAAGGGCACTGCAAACGCAACTATATCCATATCCGGGACGTCGTCCGGACGTTTCTGCATGCCATCGATCATTTCGATGAAATGAAAGATCGTCCGTACAACGTGGGGCTGGACGATGCCAACCTGTCGAAACTCGAACTCTGCCGGGTGATCCAGCGATTGATACCTCACTTCGTCTCGTTCGAGGCGCCGATCGGCGAGGACCCGGATAAGCGCGATTACATCGTCTCCAACCAGCGTCTCCTGGCCACCGGGTTCAAGCCGGAGTGGTCCTTGGAACGCGGCATTCGTGAATTGATGAAGTGTTACACGATCATCAAAGCCGGTCAGTATGCCAATGTCTGA
- a CDS encoding kinase — MIISRTPFRMSFFGGGTDYPVWFREHGGAVLATTIDKYCYISCRRLPPFFEHRSRIAYSRIELVKNNEEIEHPAVRGVLKYLNINDGLEIHHDGDLPARTGLGSSSSFTVGLLHTLYALQHIMPSKDQLAQAAIHVEQNVLGEAVGCQDQVLAAHGSLCKATFFQNGEIGHTPIIMQPDRLAAFQSHLQLYFTGFSRIASEVAREQIDRTSQRKAELFAMLEMVEEGITILTGGGDLAAFGTLLHEGWMLKRRLTSRITTPAIDEIYTAARAAGALGGKLLGAGGGGFMLLFAKPEDHERIRSALPGLLQVPFKFEGLGTQIVFYQEDHLMLDDVWAHNSADTASQLKAALLGKAA, encoded by the coding sequence ATGATTATCAGTCGAACACCGTTCCGAATGTCCTTCTTCGGTGGCGGCACCGATTATCCCGTGTGGTTCCGTGAACATGGCGGAGCCGTTCTCGCCACGACCATCGACAAGTATTGTTACATCAGCTGCCGCCGCCTGCCGCCGTTCTTCGAACACCGGTCGCGCATTGCCTATTCGCGTATCGAGCTGGTGAAAAACAATGAAGAGATCGAACATCCCGCCGTTCGCGGAGTCCTGAAGTATCTCAACATCAACGACGGCCTGGAGATTCACCACGACGGGGATCTGCCTGCGCGAACCGGCTTAGGCTCGAGCTCGTCGTTCACGGTAGGCCTGCTCCACACCCTTTATGCCCTTCAACACATCATGCCCAGCAAAGATCAGCTGGCCCAAGCGGCCATCCATGTCGAGCAGAACGTGCTTGGCGAAGCCGTCGGTTGCCAGGATCAAGTGCTCGCGGCGCATGGCAGTCTCTGCAAAGCGACGTTTTTTCAGAACGGAGAGATCGGGCATACCCCGATCATCATGCAACCCGACCGGCTTGCCGCCTTTCAGAGCCACTTGCAACTCTACTTCACAGGGTTTTCGCGGATTGCGTCGGAGGTGGCTCGCGAGCAGATCGATCGCACGAGTCAACGCAAAGCCGAACTGTTTGCCATGCTGGAAATGGTCGAAGAGGGCATCACGATCCTCACCGGCGGCGGCGACCTAGCTGCGTTTGGAACCCTGCTGCACGAAGGCTGGATGCTCAAACGCCGCTTGACGTCACGGATCACCACTCCGGCCATCGACGAGATTTACACGGCGGCCAGGGCGGCCGGCGCACTGGGCGGAAAGTTGCTGGGCGCCGGAGGCGGAGGGTTCATGCTCCTGTTTGCCAAGCCGGAGGACCATGAGCGGATTCGCAGCGCTCTGCCAGGATTGTTGCAGGTTCCGTTTAAGTTTGAAGGCCTGGGTACACAGATCGTGTTTTATCAGGAAGATCATCTCATGCTCGACGACGTGTGGGCTCACAACTCGGCTGATACGGCCTCCCAACTGAAGGCCGCGTTACTCGGAAAGGCAGCGTGA
- a CDS encoding sugar phosphate nucleotidyltransferase: MGRFADCDVVILCGGLGTRLQSVVADRPKSMTEIHGRPFVACLVEHFLRHGTRRFIFSTGYKGDMIEDWFGRHRGGYETLFVRDPAPLGTGGAVAQAMKLVRSNPFLVLNGDSLCELDPERLLRFHTRKRARATIAVTQADSREDTGAVTLGEDDRVLSMVEKPRTRTTGYHNAGIYLFDRTVEALFPNSRSWSLERELLPQLVTEPFYGFVTASALYDIGTPERLVHFREVWKDPSVHFPVTSMHQEQGSLL; this comes from the coding sequence ATGGGCCGGTTTGCGGATTGCGATGTGGTCATTCTGTGCGGGGGGCTCGGTACACGCCTGCAATCTGTCGTGGCGGATCGCCCGAAATCGATGACGGAGATTCATGGCCGCCCGTTTGTGGCATGTCTCGTCGAACATTTTCTGCGCCATGGCACGCGTCGGTTTATTTTCAGCACCGGATACAAGGGCGACATGATCGAGGACTGGTTTGGCCGCCATCGAGGCGGGTATGAAACCCTGTTCGTCCGCGACCCCGCTCCGCTGGGAACGGGCGGAGCGGTCGCGCAAGCGATGAAGCTCGTTCGCAGCAATCCATTTTTGGTGCTGAACGGAGACTCCCTCTGTGAGCTCGATCCGGAGCGACTCCTGCGGTTCCATACCCGTAAACGCGCCCGCGCGACGATCGCGGTCACCCAAGCCGACTCACGGGAAGATACCGGAGCCGTCACGTTAGGGGAGGACGACCGCGTCCTGTCCATGGTGGAGAAGCCGCGCACCAGAACGACGGGCTATCACAATGCCGGCATCTATCTGTTCGATCGTACCGTCGAGGCGCTGTTTCCGAACAGTCGTTCCTGGTCACTGGAGCGCGAGTTACTTCCGCAGCTGGTCACCGAACCGTTCTATGGATTTGTCACAGCCAGCGCGCTGTACGACATCGGCACCCCCGAACGCCTCGTGCATTTTCGCGAGGTCTGGAAAGACCCGTCAGTTCATTTTCCGGTCACATCTATGCATCAGGAACAAGGATCGCTGTTGTAA
- a CDS encoding pyridoxal phosphate-dependent aminotransferase has product MDRAQALERQGYRIYHLELGNPRMAPPGEIVDGTVQALREKQLGYAPMAGVKELRAALAARYTSLTGEALTDSQVVISPANLLIHQFLDITCNPGDRVVLFTPAFPSYWAAATHQGLQVRPVPLSERDGFHLTRQAIDDALAAGPRAIVVNNANNPTGALYDSTILRALAARCEETGIWLLSDETYADLTFDGSFVTLASARAGYVVAMSSFSKVCSIPGFRTGYAFAHEAVAAKLALSNSTLYSCLPLFTQLGCLAGMKVLDTYANEVRSRGSRLIGSCHDRINRSGILHCHKPESGFYLFVDIARTGLDDMTFCRRLLDDHHTAVTPGRSFGEAYASFIRIAVCGQEEDVHEGLSRTIAFAQQLGGCRVQAA; this is encoded by the coding sequence ATGGATCGGGCTCAAGCCCTGGAGCGGCAGGGGTATCGCATCTATCATCTGGAACTCGGCAATCCCCGCATGGCTCCGCCGGGTGAAATCGTCGACGGCACCGTGCAGGCGCTCCGCGAGAAACAGCTGGGATATGCGCCGATGGCCGGTGTGAAGGAATTACGAGCCGCGTTGGCGGCTCGATACACCTCGTTGACGGGCGAGGCGCTGACCGACTCCCAGGTCGTGATCAGCCCTGCGAATCTCCTGATTCATCAGTTTCTGGACATCACCTGCAATCCCGGCGATCGCGTGGTGCTGTTCACGCCGGCATTTCCCTCCTACTGGGCCGCTGCGACGCATCAGGGACTTCAGGTCAGGCCGGTGCCGCTTTCTGAGCGCGACGGATTTCACCTGACCCGACAGGCCATCGATGACGCGCTGGCTGCCGGACCAAGGGCGATTGTCGTCAACAACGCCAACAACCCCACGGGGGCCCTCTACGATTCGACGATTCTGCGCGCGCTTGCGGCACGCTGTGAAGAGACGGGCATCTGGCTGTTAAGCGATGAAACGTACGCCGATCTGACCTTCGATGGTTCGTTCGTGACCCTCGCCTCGGCGCGAGCCGGATACGTCGTAGCGATGTCGTCCTTTTCAAAGGTGTGCTCGATCCCAGGGTTTCGAACCGGATATGCCTTCGCCCATGAGGCGGTGGCGGCAAAACTCGCGCTCTCCAATTCCACCCTCTATTCCTGTCTTCCCCTGTTTACTCAACTGGGTTGCTTGGCCGGTATGAAGGTACTCGATACCTATGCGAACGAGGTTCGATCACGCGGCTCCCGCCTCATCGGATCCTGCCACGACCGCATCAACCGCTCCGGCATCCTGCATTGCCACAAGCCGGAGTCAGGGTTTTATCTGTTTGTCGATATCGCGCGCACCGGGCTCGACGATATGACCTTTTGCCGGCGACTACTGGACGATCACCATACGGCGGTCACCCCAGGCCGTAGTTTCGGCGAAGCCTACGCGTCGTTCATTCGCATAGCCGTGTGCGGGCAGGAAGAGGATGTGCACGAAGGCCTGTCGCGTACGATCGCCTTTGCGCAACAACTGGGAGGTTGCCGTGTCCAAGCCGCTTGA